From [Clostridium] symbiosum, a single genomic window includes:
- a CDS encoding SDR family oxidoreductase codes for MKLTLNVSLSGKTAVITGAGGVICGYMAKVLAAAGANVAVLDINEAAAEKVADEIAAEGGTALAVGCDVLSADSLKEAHGLVTRAFGPCRILINGAGGNNPRATTDSEGFRPCQMGHEKTFFDIDKESWKFVFDLNFTGAFLTTQEFAADMLGEEPCNIINIASVNTFLPLTKIPAYAAAKEAVGNFTKWLATYFAETSIRVNAIAPGFLSTNQTQALFYEKDGVTPTARLNKIIEGTPMKRLGKPEELSGALLFLLDDEAASFITGAILPVDGGYTAYSGV; via the coding sequence ATGAAACTTACATTAAATGTATCGCTGTCAGGGAAAACTGCCGTCATTACGGGAGCCGGAGGCGTTATCTGCGGATATATGGCAAAGGTGCTGGCGGCGGCCGGTGCCAACGTGGCTGTGCTTGATATTAACGAGGCGGCCGCGGAAAAAGTGGCGGATGAGATAGCGGCCGAAGGCGGGACTGCGCTGGCAGTCGGATGCGATGTTTTGTCTGCGGACAGCTTAAAAGAGGCGCACGGGCTTGTAACGCGTGCCTTTGGCCCCTGCCGGATTCTGATCAACGGGGCGGGAGGCAACAATCCCAGGGCGACAACGGACAGCGAGGGATTCAGACCATGCCAGATGGGACATGAAAAGACGTTTTTTGATATAGATAAAGAGAGCTGGAAGTTTGTTTTCGACCTGAATTTTACGGGCGCATTTCTGACAACCCAGGAATTCGCGGCGGATATGCTTGGAGAAGAACCATGTAATATTATCAATATTGCATCGGTAAACACCTTCCTTCCTCTGACGAAAATCCCGGCCTATGCGGCGGCAAAAGAAGCGGTCGGCAACTTTACGAAGTGGCTTGCCACCTATTTTGCAGAGACATCGATACGCGTCAACGCCATTGCCCCCGGCTTTTTATCTACCAACCAGACACAGGCCCTGTTCTATGAAAAAGATGGGGTGACGCCGACTGCACGCCTTAATAAGATTATTGAGGGAACCCCGATGAAGCGTCTGGGGAAACCGGAAGAGCTGTCGGGAGCGCTGCTGTTTCTGTTGGATGATGAGGCCGCATCGTTTATTACCGGCGCCATTCTTCCGGTGGACGGGGGATATACGGCCTACAGCGGTGTATAA
- a CDS encoding DeoR/GlpR family DNA-binding transcription regulator encodes MRVERINEIERYILENGSVTSDRLCEIFRISKNTLLRDLNILSEKGTIKKVYGGVTAMHPPFSVKELLPFNDRDTKNIDLKNRIAGQAAIHIQPGDTIFVDTGTSTLSILSYITNIQGLTIITNSVQFMYRVLNFPHINVIALPGVLNHNTASLVGVPCINSLSTYNISKAFMACTAASLQSGVTNATSEEYEVKKVAMAQSLEHILLIDHTKFNQTSLMTYSQLKDFDLIITDKLPENDYIEYFKTHRVTLEIAE; translated from the coding sequence ATGAGAGTTGAACGAATTAATGAAATTGAACGATATATTTTAGAAAACGGCTCTGTCACCAGCGACAGGCTCTGCGAAATTTTCCGTATTTCCAAGAACACACTGCTGAGGGATCTGAATATTTTGTCCGAGAAAGGAACCATCAAGAAGGTATATGGAGGGGTCACCGCCATGCATCCGCCTTTTTCCGTAAAGGAACTGCTTCCCTTCAATGACAGGGATACGAAAAATATAGATTTGAAAAACAGGATTGCCGGACAGGCTGCCATCCACATTCAGCCCGGAGATACTATTTTTGTGGACACCGGTACTTCGACTTTAAGTATCCTGAGCTATATTACCAACATACAGGGACTGACGATTATTACAAACAGCGTCCAGTTCATGTACCGTGTGCTGAATTTCCCCCATATCAATGTGATTGCCCTTCCCGGCGTACTGAACCACAACACCGCATCGCTTGTGGGTGTACCCTGCATCAACAGTTTGAGCACCTACAATATCAGCAAGGCTTTTATGGCCTGTACCGCTGCCTCCCTGCAGAGCGGAGTGACGAACGCAACTTCCGAAGAATACGAGGTTAAAAAAGTCGCAATGGCCCAGAGCCTGGAACATATTCTTTTAATCGACCATACAAAGTTTAACCAGACCTCCCTGATGACCTATTCGCAGCTTAAAGATTTCGACCTCATTATCACGGATAAACTGCCCGAAAACGATTATATTGAATATTTTAAAACCCACCGGGTGACATTGGAGATCGCTGAATAG
- a CDS encoding ketose-bisphosphate aldolase, translating to MKELLAEADENGRAVGGFNVANMESVMGVIQAAEEMDTPVILQVAEKRMGYSPVEYIAPMMVEAARTAGVRIAVHLDHGKSPEMIKKTLDYGFTSVMFDGSDGPLEENIRLTNLIAEAAGPYGATVEAELGVVGGNEGNGEHQVLYTDAAEAERFAHEAKMDALAIAIGNAHGHYKGIPKLNFDVLRDIAGRVDIPLVLHGGTGITDEQFREAIHCGIRKINIATANFDAMTKGAADYLAGNGEHNYFELNEQMVRYVYNNVKKCISVFNNQ from the coding sequence ATGAAAGAATTGCTGGCGGAGGCAGATGAGAACGGAAGAGCCGTCGGTGGCTTTAATGTTGCCAATATGGAAAGCGTAATGGGAGTAATCCAGGCGGCGGAGGAGATGGATACACCGGTAATCCTGCAGGTTGCGGAAAAGAGGATGGGGTATTCGCCGGTCGAATACATTGCCCCCATGATGGTGGAGGCGGCCAGAACGGCCGGAGTCAGAATCGCCGTCCATCTGGATCACGGAAAGTCTCCGGAGATGATAAAGAAAACGCTGGATTACGGATTTACCTCCGTTATGTTTGACGGTTCCGACGGGCCGCTTGAAGAGAATATCCGTCTCACCAATCTGATAGCGGAGGCGGCCGGGCCATACGGCGCCACGGTGGAAGCGGAGCTGGGAGTGGTGGGAGGAAATGAGGGTAATGGAGAACATCAGGTTCTGTATACGGATGCGGCGGAGGCGGAGAGATTTGCCCATGAGGCGAAGATGGATGCCCTGGCGATCGCGATCGGCAATGCACACGGCCATTACAAAGGAATCCCAAAGCTGAATTTTGATGTGCTCCGTGACATTGCGGGCAGAGTGGATATCCCTCTGGTGCTGCATGGAGGCACGGGAATCACGGATGAGCAGTTCCGGGAAGCGATTCACTGCGGAATCCGTAAAATCAATATTGCCACGGCCAATTTTGACGCCATGACAAAAGGGGCGGCCGATTATCTGGCCGGAAACGGAGAACACAATTATTTTGAACTGAATGAACAGATGGTGCGCTATGTATACAACAATGTCAAAAAGTGTATCTCAGTATTTAATAACCAGTAA
- a CDS encoding iron-containing alcohol dehydrogenase, translating to MANQFIMPKQVIMGEHALYEAAELLKGLGKKALIVTDRVMVELGNVKVLEDVLEKEKVKYEIYDGITGEPTDRMVEAGLAAYKEASCDFLIALGGGSALDTMKAVAVLAVLGGKISDLMGKEIKADTAPMVAIPTTAGTGSEATQFTIIADTENDVKMLLKGADIMPSLAIVDPQFTMTAPPKITAATGLDALTHAAEAYTSKKANLLSDVFAISAVKRIFRYLPAAFRDGKDVEARVQMATAALEAGVAFNNASVTVVHGMSRPIGALFHVPHGISNAMLIKECFDFVLDGTYERFGELGRAIGAAGEQDSDRDAARAFLNAVEELCRTLEIPTLEEYGIDRELFFSSIGKMAEDAMISGSPSNTRKELNAEDLKNIYRRLWD from the coding sequence ATGGCAAATCAATTTATAATGCCGAAGCAGGTAATAATGGGGGAACATGCGCTTTATGAGGCGGCGGAACTTCTGAAGGGACTGGGGAAAAAGGCTCTGATTGTGACGGATCGGGTGATGGTGGAACTGGGAAATGTAAAAGTTCTGGAAGATGTCCTGGAAAAAGAAAAGGTGAAGTATGAGATTTATGACGGCATCACCGGTGAACCGACGGATCGGATGGTGGAAGCCGGACTGGCAGCCTATAAAGAAGCATCCTGTGACTTCCTGATTGCCCTGGGCGGCGGCAGCGCCCTCGACACGATGAAGGCGGTGGCTGTCCTTGCCGTATTGGGCGGGAAAATTTCAGATTTGATGGGAAAAGAGATTAAGGCGGATACCGCCCCGATGGTGGCCATACCAACCACGGCGGGGACCGGCTCTGAGGCCACCCAGTTTACAATTATTGCGGATACGGAAAACGACGTCAAAATGCTGTTAAAGGGAGCGGACATCATGCCGTCTCTGGCCATTGTGGATCCCCAGTTTACGATGACGGCTCCGCCAAAGATTACGGCGGCTACGGGGCTCGACGCCCTGACGCATGCCGCGGAGGCGTATACCTCCAAAAAGGCGAATCTGCTGTCCGATGTATTTGCGATCTCGGCTGTCAAAAGGATCTTCCGGTATCTGCCGGCCGCTTTCCGGGACGGGAAGGATGTGGAGGCCAGAGTGCAGATGGCGACGGCGGCTTTGGAGGCGGGAGTTGCCTTTAACAATGCATCCGTGACCGTGGTCCATGGAATGAGCCGGCCGATTGGAGCGCTGTTCCATGTACCACACGGTATTTCCAATGCCATGCTGATAAAAGAGTGTTTTGATTTTGTGCTGGACGGAACCTATGAACGGTTTGGAGAGCTGGGACGGGCCATCGGCGCCGCTGGGGAACAGGACTCCGACAGGGATGCCGCACGCGCATTTTTAAACGCGGTGGAGGAACTCTGCCGCACACTGGAGATACCAACCCTGGAGGAGTATGGAATCGACAGGGAACTCTTCTTTTCCTCCATCGGCAAGATGGCTGAGGACGCAATGATCAGCGGAAGCCCGTCCAATACGAGGAAGGAATTGAATGCAGAGGATTTGAAAAATATTTACAGGAGGCTGTGGGATTAA
- a CDS encoding TRAP transporter small permease, with protein MLNKISDAMRKITNIIVTFLFMVVVAVVFAQVVARYVAGSSIRWADELARFAFVWLVYLGGSITIREGRNVCFDLLLESCKGKSWKVMFTIVCAASAVFLICMTYLGVLVCQTQMAESSPIMHWPMAVVCAAIPIGGVLMFFEQISYYLVHLNGTREEEGEGAGVC; from the coding sequence GTGTTAAATAAAATTTCAGATGCAATGCGGAAAATTACCAATATTATCGTGACGTTTCTGTTTATGGTGGTGGTTGCAGTTGTGTTTGCCCAGGTAGTGGCCCGTTATGTCGCCGGATCTTCGATCCGGTGGGCAGACGAGCTGGCCAGGTTTGCATTTGTCTGGCTGGTTTATCTGGGAGGTTCCATCACAATCCGGGAAGGGAGAAACGTATGTTTTGATTTGCTGCTGGAATCATGTAAAGGGAAAAGCTGGAAGGTGATGTTTACCATTGTCTGCGCGGCGTCTGCGGTCTTTCTTATATGCATGACATATCTGGGCGTTCTGGTCTGCCAGACCCAGATGGCGGAGAGTTCCCCCATCATGCACTGGCCCATGGCTGTTGTGTGCGCGGCAATCCCGATTGGCGGCGTCCTGATGTTTTTTGAGCAGATAAGTTATTATCTGGTTCATCTGAATGGGACGCGCGAGGAAGAAGGAGAGGGGGCAGGCGTATGTTAG
- a CDS encoding TRAP transporter substrate-binding protein produces MRKMKKFTGIVLAAAMAVSLTACGGSAGTSGNAKTTEQDKEKTETSQTGSDVTPVDGVEELTLTLSHHCSEDDSNHVYAEAFADAVNQLSGGKMKVDIYANGQLFGQADALSALSQGTLDIALSDTALFANYDPAGALFDMPYLIDSREQAVKMVKDEEVLSFIRDKMSEKGGFHVLSIQPLYFRSSLVKDKNVNSFDGFKGLIMRTPEAPHTIAAFEAFGANPTVIPSGEAYTAVQTGVADGLEGHPEYVYLQKFYEVAQNYVQTKHVFTFTAYSMSQKVYDDLSDAQKQVIDEVSVMAQDKFLEYTDTLFEDSMKKLEDEGVQITEVDLAPFKEAAGPYLQKFIADNSLQDVYDKIQSLK; encoded by the coding sequence ATGAGAAAAATGAAAAAATTCACAGGCATTGTTTTGGCAGCGGCTATGGCGGTTTCTCTGACCGCGTGCGGAGGCAGCGCCGGGACATCCGGCAATGCAAAGACTACGGAACAGGATAAGGAAAAGACGGAAACGTCTCAAACGGGATCGGATGTAACGCCGGTGGACGGTGTGGAGGAGTTGACGTTGACCCTGTCCCATCACTGTTCCGAGGATGATTCCAACCATGTTTATGCGGAGGCATTTGCCGACGCGGTTAACCAGTTGAGCGGAGGAAAAATGAAGGTGGACATCTACGCCAACGGCCAGCTGTTCGGCCAGGCCGATGCGCTGTCGGCCCTGTCCCAGGGAACGCTTGACATTGCCCTTTCCGACACGGCTCTTTTTGCAAACTATGATCCGGCCGGCGCCCTGTTCGATATGCCGTATCTGATTGATTCAAGGGAACAGGCGGTTAAAATGGTAAAGGATGAGGAAGTACTTTCTTTTATCCGTGACAAGATGTCGGAAAAAGGCGGTTTCCACGTGCTGAGCATTCAGCCGCTGTATTTTAGGAGTTCCCTGGTAAAGGACAAGAATGTCAACAGTTTTGACGGATTTAAAGGACTGATTATGCGTACCCCGGAGGCACCCCATACAATCGCCGCCTTTGAAGCATTCGGTGCAAACCCGACGGTTATCCCATCCGGCGAGGCATATACCGCTGTTCAGACCGGCGTTGCCGACGGGCTGGAGGGACATCCGGAATACGTTTACTTACAGAAGTTCTATGAGGTTGCCCAGAACTACGTACAGACAAAGCATGTATTTACGTTTACCGCATACTCCATGAGCCAGAAGGTCTACGACGATCTCTCGGATGCCCAGAAACAGGTTATCGATGAAGTTTCCGTGATGGCTCAGGACAAATTCCTGGAGTACACAGACACATTGTTTGAGGATTCCATGAAGAAGCTGGAAGACGAGGGGGTTCAGATTACAGAGGTGGATCTGGCGCCGTTTAAAGAGGCGGCTGGCCCTTATCTTCAGAAGTTTATCGCAGATAACAGCCTGCAGGATGTTTATGATAAGATTCAGAGCCTGAAATAA
- the iolC gene encoding 5-dehydro-2-deoxygluconokinase, producing MKYVTFDESRKYDLILLGRVAIDFNPLDYNKPLYESETFKKYVGGSPANIAVGMARLGKKIGFFSKVSDDQFGTFVERYFENEGIDTSHISRCRNGEKLGLTFTEILSPTESSILMYRNCIADLQLSVEDIDEEYIKSTKAILISGTALAASPSREAALKAVSLAKKNQVPVIFDIDYRAYNWKNHDEIAIYYSAVASQADIILGSREEYDLTESLIAPGRTDVETAEAWCAKGARIVVIKHGREGSTAYAYDGNSYSIKPFPVKALKGFGGGDGYAAAFLYGLLEGKELIDCLEMGSAEAAMLVASHACSADMPSAEALMAFIRKCKDEYGEMVARA from the coding sequence ATGAAGTATGTTACATTTGATGAGAGCAGGAAGTATGATTTGATCCTTTTAGGACGCGTTGCGATTGACTTTAACCCTCTGGATTATAACAAACCGCTTTATGAGAGTGAGACCTTCAAAAAGTACGTGGGAGGATCCCCTGCCAATATCGCGGTGGGGATGGCGAGGCTGGGAAAAAAGATTGGATTTTTCTCAAAGGTATCCGATGACCAGTTCGGCACTTTCGTAGAACGCTATTTTGAAAATGAGGGGATTGACACCTCCCATATTTCAAGGTGCCGGAATGGAGAAAAGCTGGGGCTTACGTTTACCGAGATTCTCAGCCCGACGGAAAGCAGTATTCTAATGTACCGCAACTGTATCGCGGATCTTCAACTCAGTGTGGAGGACATCGATGAAGAATACATAAAGAGCACAAAAGCGATTTTGATTTCCGGAACGGCGCTGGCGGCTTCACCTTCCCGGGAGGCGGCGTTAAAGGCGGTTTCCCTGGCTAAGAAAAATCAGGTTCCTGTTATTTTTGATATCGATTACAGGGCTTACAACTGGAAGAACCATGATGAAATCGCGATTTACTATTCGGCGGTTGCATCCCAGGCAGATATCATTCTCGGCTCACGCGAGGAATATGACCTGACGGAAAGCCTGATTGCCCCGGGGAGAACAGATGTGGAGACGGCCGAGGCCTGGTGTGCAAAAGGGGCAAGAATTGTCGTAATCAAACACGGCAGGGAAGGTTCCACGGCCTATGCCTACGATGGCAACAGCTATTCAATCAAACCGTTCCCGGTCAAGGCATTAAAAGGCTTTGGCGGCGGCGACGGCTATGCAGCGGCATTTTTGTACGGGCTTTTAGAGGGAAAGGAACTGATTGACTGCCTGGAGATGGGCAGTGCCGAAGCGGCCATGCTGGTGGCGAGCCATGCCTGCAGCGCTGATATGCCGAGCGCCGAAGCGCTCATGGCTTTTATCAGGAAATGCAAAGACGAGTACGGCGAGATGGTGGCGAGAGCCTAA
- a CDS encoding TRAP transporter large permease encodes MLVTAFILFFVLLMLGVPIAFSLGLGSVVAIFMDDKISSMLVAQKLFSSINSFSLMAIPFFMLSGELMEAGGISKRLVNIAKAFVGHITGGIGMVDIGTSVLFAGVSGSAAADTAAVGSMLIPSMLKNGYPRGLAAVIQACAGSLGPIIPPSLTMIIYCSLTGLSIGECFMAGVIPGLIIGLGVAVVTYFYAKHLGIQGGERVPFKERMTAIKDGVLAIIMPLIIIGGIVSGVFTPTESGAIAVVYALIIGMFVYKEFTYRDLPRIFLKAASMTGMALLIVAGASIFSWLVAYEKFPKMIITFLTGLTDNKYIIMILLVLFLLFVGMFIETLSATIICAPILMPVAAQYGIDSIQFALIMVITLVYAGVTPPVGGVLFITMGIAKAKMKDALQYLAPYLGIICVVILLLIFVPQISLALPRLLF; translated from the coding sequence ATGTTAGTAACGGCATTTATACTGTTTTTCGTGCTTTTAATGCTGGGAGTGCCGATTGCATTTTCACTCGGCCTCGGCTCTGTAGTTGCGATTTTCATGGATGATAAGATTTCATCGATGCTGGTGGCACAGAAACTGTTTTCTTCCATCAACTCATTCAGCCTGATGGCAATCCCCTTTTTCATGCTTTCCGGCGAACTGATGGAGGCGGGCGGCATCTCCAAACGCCTTGTAAATATTGCAAAGGCATTTGTAGGCCATATCACCGGCGGTATCGGTATGGTGGATATCGGCACCAGCGTATTGTTTGCCGGAGTGTCCGGCTCGGCCGCCGCCGATACGGCTGCTGTCGGTTCCATGCTGATTCCTTCGATGCTTAAAAACGGATATCCCCGCGGACTCGCGGCGGTAATCCAGGCCTGCGCCGGTTCCCTGGGACCGATTATCCCGCCCAGCCTGACGATGATTATCTACTGTTCTTTAACGGGCCTTTCCATCGGCGAGTGCTTTATGGCCGGCGTTATTCCGGGACTGATTATCGGCCTCGGCGTTGCGGTTGTGACATATTTTTATGCCAAACATCTGGGGATACAGGGAGGGGAACGCGTTCCCTTTAAGGAGAGGATGACGGCGATTAAAGACGGCGTCCTGGCAATTATCATGCCCCTCATTATTATCGGCGGAATTGTTTCAGGCGTATTCACCCCTACGGAGTCGGGAGCGATTGCAGTCGTGTATGCCCTTATCATCGGCATGTTTGTATACAAAGAATTTACTTACCGGGATCTTCCGAGGATTTTCCTTAAGGCGGCTTCAATGACGGGGATGGCCCTTCTGATTGTGGCGGGAGCTTCGATCTTCAGCTGGCTTGTGGCTTACGAGAAATTTCCGAAAATGATTATCACATTCCTCACCGGTTTGACGGATAATAAATACATCATCATGATACTTTTAGTTCTGTTTTTACTGTTTGTCGGGATGTTTATTGAGACATTGTCCGCGACGATCATCTGTGCGCCGATTCTGATGCCGGTAGCCGCACAGTATGGAATCGATTCTATCCAGTTTGCCCTGATTATGGTTATCACCCTTGTCTATGCGGGAGTGACTCCGCCGGTTGGAGGCGTGCTGTTTATTACCATGGGAATTGCAAAGGCGAAGATGAAGGATGCCCTTCAATATCTGGCGCCGTACCTGGGAATTATCTGTGTGGTAATTCTTCTGCTGATTTTCGTCCCCCAAATCTCACTGGCGCTTCCAAGGCTGCTGTTCTAA